From the Psychrobacillus sp. FSL K6-4046 genome, one window contains:
- a CDS encoding GntR family transcriptional regulator, producing the protein MFIEIKPNSSVPIYLQLAQQLMEGMARGELKPGDSLPSVRSFASDLGMNMHTVNKAYHLLEEKDFIQIVPKSGVIIQPKGMEKATDQQKQVLAEQIRPLLAEGMVLQLSEEEMVVMVRELVRQIKEG; encoded by the coding sequence ATGTTTATAGAGATAAAGCCGAATTCATCTGTGCCGATCTATTTACAGCTAGCGCAACAATTGATGGAAGGAATGGCTAGAGGAGAACTAAAGCCAGGGGATTCCTTGCCATCTGTTAGAAGCTTTGCCAGTGATTTGGGTATGAATATGCATACGGTTAATAAGGCTTATCATCTTTTGGAGGAGAAAGATTTCATTCAAATTGTTCCGAAGTCAGGGGTAATTATACAACCAAAAGGTATGGAAAAAGCAACAGATCAACAAAAGCAAGTGTTAGCTGAACAGATTCGCCCATTGTTAGCAGAGGGGATGGTATTGCAACTTTCAGAGGAAGAAATGGTTG